A window from Microbacterium ginsengiterrae encodes these proteins:
- a CDS encoding quinone oxidoreductase family protein yields the protein MARAIVYTELGSPDVLQLVEVPDPVAGSGEVVVRIEAAGVNPLDAKRRSGKRPSPPITEPRHVGFDGAGVVDSVGEGVSDFTVGDRVVIRDTMGTYASHLVVSAAHLAHLPDAVTAAEAAALPIPVGTAYQCLRSLGVGQGDTLLIHAGSGAVGQAAIQFAVAWGATVVATGSESRHEQLRDLGAIPVAYGDGLIDRVRAAVDGDITVALDCAGTDEAIRTSLDLVADRDRIATIVRGPDAADFGIRAFSGGAPEPLTEQELAWRVEGLRVAIDLIAAGDFQVELGPELPLSEAAEAHRLVESHQARGKITLIP from the coding sequence ATGGCTCGCGCGATCGTCTACACCGAACTCGGCTCCCCCGACGTCCTCCAGCTCGTCGAGGTCCCCGATCCCGTCGCCGGCTCCGGTGAGGTCGTCGTCCGCATCGAGGCGGCAGGCGTCAATCCGCTCGACGCGAAGCGGCGCAGCGGCAAGCGCCCGTCGCCTCCGATCACCGAGCCGCGTCACGTGGGCTTCGACGGCGCAGGAGTCGTCGACTCCGTCGGCGAGGGGGTGAGCGACTTCACCGTCGGCGACCGGGTCGTCATCCGCGACACGATGGGCACGTACGCCAGCCACCTCGTCGTCAGCGCCGCTCACCTTGCCCACCTTCCGGATGCCGTGACGGCCGCGGAAGCCGCCGCGCTGCCGATCCCGGTCGGTACGGCGTACCAGTGCCTTAGGTCGCTCGGGGTCGGTCAGGGCGACACCCTGCTCATCCACGCGGGGTCGGGCGCGGTCGGTCAGGCCGCGATCCAGTTCGCCGTCGCCTGGGGTGCGACCGTGGTCGCCACCGGCAGCGAGTCACGACACGAGCAGCTGCGCGACCTCGGAGCCATCCCCGTCGCGTACGGTGACGGACTCATCGACCGCGTGCGCGCTGCCGTCGACGGTGACATCACCGTCGCGCTGGACTGCGCAGGGACGGACGAGGCCATCCGGACCTCACTCGACCTCGTCGCCGACCGCGATCGCATCGCGACGATCGTGCGAGGCCCCGACGCGGCGGATTTCGGAATCCGCGCATTCAGCGGCGGCGCGCCCGAACCGCTGACCGAGCAGGAACTCGCCTGGCGGGTGGAGGGCCTGCGCGTCGCGATCGACCTCATCGCCGCCGGCGACTTCCAGGTGGAGCTGGGGCCCGAGTTGCCGCTCAGCGAAGCCGCCGAGGCCC
- the hrpA gene encoding ATP-dependent RNA helicase HrpA, producing MSSPAISYPPELPVSAAREEIADAIRDHQVVVVAGATGSGKTTQLPKICLELGRTAIAHTQPRRLAARTIAERVAEELQVELGGLVGYKVRFTDQVSDATQIALMTDGILLNEIHRDRLLRRYDTIIIDEAHERSLNVDFLLGYLTRILPERPDLKVIITSATIDPQSFAAHFAAADGTPAPIIEVSGRTYPVDIRYRPVADAGTTPEKSAGGGSEELPTQRSTKKLRSNATGEPEDEVSAIVAALRELDREAPGDVLVFLPGEAEIRDAADAVRAAYTSTSAPVEVLPLYGRLSAAEQHRVFERSRVAGVRRRVVLATNIAETSLTVPGIKYVIDTGTARISRYSNRSKVQRLPIEPISQASANQRSGRAGRTSDGIAIRLYDEEDFARRAEYTEPEILRTSLASVVLQMLTLGFGDITAFPFLTPPDSRGIKAAFDLLTELGAVDLRGDTPRLTKIGRDISRMPIDPRFARMLLESQKNGVEHDVLAIVAGLTIQDVRERPSQDAPQAVRDTADRMHARFTDPTSDFLALLNLWNHLREQQSALGSSAFRRLCRSEHLNYVRVREWFDVHRQLRSLVKGGQQKGRQKTEGAADPDAIHRALLSGLLSQIGILDERSTTSAAMSKPGAPKTKRKVAEYRGARGIRFSVFPGSGLRKQSPQAVMAAEIVETSRTYARTVAAIDPAWAESLAGDLAKRQISEPRWSKDAGAAVATEKVTLFGVEIIPRRRIQFARIDRPASRELFVRHALVEGEWDPGRIDKRVSAFWRSNLELRRRLEKLEERERRRDILAGDEAVFRFYDERIPSDVFDVRSFENWWRETLQKTPKLLVMRESDLIDDGDRADKDEFPSRWTQGDQVLSLAYRFEPGAADDGVSVVVPLPLLAQLADRGFDWQVPGLRAELVTALLRALPKAIRRHVVPAADWADRFGEALAEQGPERHEGLPERSLKEALARLIQPLANQPVAASDFEDDRVPGHLRMNFRAVDERGRVVGSARDLAELQNTLSDRARASVARSVSRPAGRAPQPGPGPSSDARPGGASAPIERDGLTSWTFGDLPEVLDTRVAGGVVRGYPAIVDQGKTVSVRVEATAEAAESATRDGVLRLVLLNVPSPASYVQEHLTSKEKLALAASPYPSVAALIEDARSAVARAALERTNPGVIRTEAEFGKARDTVNATLVDDLFQTVSLVARILTASRDVERGMKAQNSLALLGPLGDIRSQLSGLLHPGFISAAGTDRLTHFPRYLQGMVERLQTLANEPGRDRARMTEYERVSQAFADAGGVIPLPADAPPALVEVRWLLEEYRVSVFAQRLGTAKPVSPQRIMKALSAL from the coding sequence ATGTCTTCCCCTGCCATCTCGTATCCCCCCGAGCTGCCCGTCAGCGCGGCGAGGGAGGAGATCGCCGATGCCATCCGCGACCACCAGGTGGTCGTCGTCGCCGGCGCCACAGGGTCGGGAAAGACGACACAGCTGCCGAAGATCTGCCTCGAACTCGGCCGCACGGCCATCGCCCACACGCAGCCGCGGCGTCTCGCCGCCCGCACCATCGCCGAACGTGTGGCGGAGGAACTGCAGGTCGAGCTGGGCGGCCTGGTCGGCTACAAGGTGCGCTTCACGGATCAGGTCTCTGATGCGACGCAGATCGCGCTGATGACCGACGGCATCCTGCTCAACGAGATCCACCGCGACCGTCTGCTGCGCCGTTACGACACGATCATCATCGACGAGGCGCACGAGCGGTCCCTCAACGTCGACTTCCTGCTCGGATATCTCACCCGGATCCTGCCGGAGCGCCCGGATCTGAAGGTCATCATCACCTCGGCGACGATCGACCCGCAGAGCTTCGCGGCGCACTTCGCCGCGGCCGACGGCACCCCGGCGCCGATCATCGAGGTCTCCGGGCGCACCTACCCCGTCGATATCCGCTACCGTCCGGTCGCCGACGCGGGCACAACTCCGGAGAAATCGGCCGGCGGAGGCTCGGAGGAGCTGCCGACACAGCGATCGACGAAAAAACTCCGGAGTAATGCGACGGGCGAGCCGGAGGACGAGGTCTCCGCGATCGTCGCAGCGCTGCGCGAACTCGACCGCGAGGCGCCGGGCGACGTGCTCGTCTTCCTCCCCGGGGAGGCGGAGATCCGGGATGCCGCGGACGCCGTCCGCGCGGCGTACACCTCGACGAGCGCCCCGGTCGAGGTGCTGCCGCTGTACGGCCGGCTGTCGGCCGCGGAGCAGCACCGCGTGTTCGAGCGGAGCCGCGTCGCCGGTGTCCGCCGCCGTGTCGTCCTGGCCACCAACATCGCGGAGACGAGCCTCACGGTGCCCGGCATCAAGTACGTCATCGACACCGGGACCGCCCGCATCTCCCGGTACAGCAACCGGTCCAAGGTGCAGCGCCTGCCGATCGAACCCATCTCGCAGGCGTCGGCGAACCAGCGCTCCGGGCGCGCGGGCCGCACCAGCGACGGCATCGCCATCCGCCTGTACGACGAAGAGGACTTCGCCCGAAGGGCGGAGTACACCGAGCCAGAGATCCTGCGCACGTCGTTGGCGTCGGTCGTGCTCCAGATGCTCACGCTGGGCTTCGGCGACATCACCGCCTTCCCCTTCCTCACTCCCCCGGACTCCCGAGGCATCAAGGCGGCGTTCGACCTGCTCACCGAGCTCGGAGCCGTCGACCTGCGCGGCGACACCCCCCGGCTGACGAAGATCGGGCGCGACATCTCGCGGATGCCGATCGACCCCCGTTTCGCCCGCATGCTGCTCGAGTCGCAGAAGAACGGTGTCGAGCACGACGTGCTGGCGATCGTCGCCGGTCTCACGATCCAGGACGTACGCGAGCGCCCTTCCCAGGACGCGCCGCAGGCCGTCCGTGACACCGCTGACCGGATGCATGCGCGCTTCACGGACCCGACCAGCGACTTCCTCGCCCTCCTGAACCTCTGGAACCATCTGCGCGAGCAGCAGAGCGCACTCGGCTCCAGTGCGTTCCGGCGCCTGTGCCGTTCCGAGCATCTGAACTACGTCCGTGTACGCGAGTGGTTCGACGTGCACCGCCAGCTGCGGTCACTGGTCAAGGGCGGGCAGCAGAAGGGCCGGCAGAAGACCGAGGGGGCAGCCGACCCTGATGCCATCCACCGCGCGCTCCTGTCCGGCCTTCTCTCCCAGATCGGCATCCTGGACGAGCGCAGCACCACGTCCGCGGCGATGTCCAAGCCGGGGGCGCCGAAGACGAAGCGCAAGGTCGCCGAGTACCGCGGGGCGCGGGGCATCCGGTTCTCGGTCTTCCCCGGCTCCGGCCTGCGCAAGCAGAGCCCGCAGGCCGTCATGGCCGCCGAGATCGTCGAGACGTCGCGCACCTACGCGCGGACCGTTGCGGCGATCGACCCCGCGTGGGCCGAGTCGCTGGCGGGCGATCTCGCCAAGCGCCAGATCTCCGAGCCGCGCTGGTCGAAGGATGCCGGCGCCGCCGTCGCCACGGAGAAGGTCACGCTGTTCGGGGTGGAGATCATCCCGCGCCGGCGGATCCAGTTCGCACGGATCGATCGCCCGGCCTCCAGAGAGCTGTTCGTGCGCCACGCACTCGTCGAGGGCGAGTGGGACCCCGGGCGCATCGACAAGCGCGTCAGTGCGTTCTGGCGCAGCAACCTTGAGCTGCGCCGGCGCCTCGAGAAGCTCGAGGAGCGCGAGCGGCGTCGCGACATCCTCGCCGGCGACGAGGCGGTGTTCCGGTTCTACGACGAGCGGATCCCGTCCGACGTGTTCGACGTGCGGTCGTTCGAGAACTGGTGGCGCGAGACGCTGCAGAAGACACCGAAGCTGCTCGTCATGCGCGAGAGCGACCTCATCGATGACGGCGATCGGGCCGACAAGGACGAGTTCCCCTCCCGCTGGACACAGGGCGATCAGGTGCTCTCGCTCGCGTATCGCTTCGAACCGGGGGCCGCGGATGACGGCGTGAGCGTCGTCGTCCCCCTCCCTCTGCTCGCGCAACTCGCCGACCGCGGGTTCGACTGGCAGGTGCCGGGGCTGCGGGCGGAGCTGGTGACCGCACTGCTGCGCGCGCTGCCGAAGGCCATCCGTCGGCACGTGGTGCCCGCGGCCGACTGGGCTGACCGGTTCGGTGAAGCGCTGGCCGAACAGGGCCCGGAGCGACACGAGGGCCTCCCGGAGCGCTCGCTGAAGGAGGCACTTGCCCGGCTCATCCAGCCGCTCGCCAATCAGCCGGTCGCCGCGTCGGACTTCGAGGACGATCGTGTCCCCGGTCACCTGCGGATGAACTTCCGCGCCGTGGACGAGCGCGGCCGCGTCGTCGGTTCGGCACGCGATCTGGCCGAGCTCCAGAACACGCTCTCCGACCGCGCGAGGGCGAGCGTTGCCCGCTCCGTCTCGCGGCCGGCGGGCCGCGCCCCGCAGCCGGGCCCCGGCCCGTCGTCGGACGCCCGTCCGGGCGGTGCGTCAGCGCCGATCGAGCGCGACGGCCTCACGAGCTGGACGTTCGGGGACCTTCCGGAGGTCCTCGACACGAGGGTGGCCGGGGGCGTGGTGCGCGGGTATCCGGCGATCGTCGATCAGGGCAAGACCGTCTCAGTGCGCGTCGAGGCCACTGCGGAGGCGGCAGAGAGCGCCACCCGCGACGGCGTCCTCCGGCTCGTGCTGCTGAACGTCCCCTCCCCCGCCTCCTACGTTCAGGAGCACCTCACGTCGAAGGAGAAGCTGGCCCTCGCCGCTTCCCCGTACCCCTCCGTCGCCGCGCTCATCGAGGATGCGAGATCCGCCGTGGCGCGCGCGGCGCTCGAGCGGACGAACCCCGGCGTCATCCGCACCGAGGCGGAATTCGGGAAGGCGAGGGATACCGTGAACGCGACCCTCGTTGACGACCTCTTCCAGACCGTGTCGCTGGTCGCCCGCATCCTCACCGCCTCTCGCGATGTCGAACGCGGGATGAAGGCGCAGAACTCGCTCGCGCTGCTCGGGCCGCTCGGGGACATCCGGTCGCAACTGAGCGGGCTCCTGCATCCTGGTTTCATCTCCGCGGCCGGCACCGACCGGCTGACGCACTTCCCGCGCTATCTGCAGGGCATGGTCGAGCGCCTGCAGACGCTGGCGAACGAGCCGGGCCGTGACCGCGCGCGGATGACGGAGTACGAGCGGGTCTCGCAGGCCTTCGCGGATGCTGGCGGCGTGATCCCCCTGCCCGCCGATGCCCCGCCGGCGCTCGTGGAGGTGCGCTGGCTGCTCGAGGAGTACCGCGTGAGCGTGTTCGCTCAGCGTCTGGGGACGGCCAAGCCCGTCTCGCCGCAGCGCATCATGAAGGCGCTTTCCGCCCTCTGA